One genomic region from Bradyrhizobium icense encodes:
- a CDS encoding MarR family winged helix-turn-helix transcriptional regulator yields MRDNNEMPGHLARRFQQIAVAVFLAEVEQAGFDLTPVQYAALAAIKMNPGIDQVTLAGLIAYDRTTITGVVDRLVQKGLLVRHASPRDRRARELQITEAGKRTLRAITPAVEAAQRLMLRGLNEKEGAELMRLMRKAIAAGNELSRAPLREAELR; encoded by the coding sequence GTGAGAGACAACAACGAGATGCCTGGCCATCTGGCGCGCCGCTTCCAGCAGATTGCGGTCGCCGTGTTCCTCGCCGAGGTCGAGCAGGCGGGCTTCGACCTCACGCCCGTTCAATACGCGGCGCTCGCGGCCATCAAGATGAATCCAGGGATCGATCAGGTGACGCTCGCCGGTCTCATCGCCTATGACCGCACCACCATCACCGGCGTGGTCGACCGCCTGGTGCAGAAGGGCTTGCTGGTGCGTCACGCGAGCCCTCGCGATCGCCGCGCCCGCGAATTGCAAATCACGGAAGCGGGAAAGCGCACGCTGCGTGCCATCACGCCGGCCGTCGAGGCGGCCCAGCGCCTCATGCTGCGCGGCCTTAACGAAAAGGAGGGCGCGGAGCTGATGCGGCTGATGCGCAAGGCGATCGCCGCCGGCAACGAACTAAGTCGCGCGCCGTTGCGGGAGGCGGAGCTGAGGTGA
- a CDS encoding peroxidase-related enzyme (This protein belongs to a clade of uncharacterized proteins related to peroxidases such as the alkylhydroperoxidase AhpD.), whose protein sequence is MSKPAQRFQPPAIDKLPEDIRSRILAVQEKSGFVPNVFLTLAYRPDEFRAFFAYHDALMEKDSGLTKAEREMIVVATSAANQCHYCVIAHGAILRIRAKNPVIADQIAVNYRKADITQRQRAMLDFAMKVSRAANEVSEADFAEIASHGFSEDDIWDIAAISAFFALSNRLANITAMRPNDEFYMMGRLPKQG, encoded by the coding sequence ATGTCCAAGCCTGCCCAGCGATTTCAGCCGCCCGCCATCGACAAGCTGCCGGAGGATATCCGCTCGCGAATTCTCGCGGTGCAGGAGAAGTCCGGCTTCGTGCCGAACGTGTTCCTGACGCTGGCCTACCGGCCCGACGAATTTCGCGCCTTCTTTGCCTATCACGACGCGTTGATGGAGAAGGACAGCGGGCTGACCAAGGCCGAGCGCGAGATGATCGTGGTGGCGACGTCCGCCGCCAACCAGTGCCATTACTGCGTGATCGCCCACGGCGCGATCCTGCGCATCCGGGCGAAAAACCCTGTGATCGCCGACCAGATCGCGGTCAATTACCGCAAGGCCGACATCACGCAGCGCCAGCGCGCCATGCTTGACTTCGCCATGAAGGTGAGCCGGGCGGCGAACGAGGTTTCGGAAGCCGATTTTGCCGAGATCGCAAGCCACGGCTTTTCCGAGGACGACATCTGGGATATCGCGGCAATTTCGGCCTTCTTCGCGCTGTCGAACCGGCTGGCCAACATCACGGCGATGCGCCCGAACGACGAGTTCTACATGATGGGGCGGCTGCCGAAGCAGGGCTGA
- a CDS encoding ATP-binding protein has product MRSRFNTVTSFGRVISVRGSLARVGLLAAGPMPVSEVRATVGRFISIRCAGSTIIAMITEVSCEDTPTSDNYIASASVDLLGEISGGERPKFQRGVTNYPTIGDAVELVTAEDLRTVYAPSGSDQINVGTLQQDRSVIAYVDVEEMLSKHFAVLGSTGVGKSTSVSLLLNEILKARPNLRVFLLDVHNEYGRCFGDRALVLNPRNLKLPFWLFNFEEIVDVLFGGRPGVPEELDVLAEVIPMAKGIYTQYQNSDRLGLKRIDPKSVGYTVDTPVPYRLVDLISLIDERMGKLENRSSRIIYHKLISRIETVRNDPRYAFMFDNANVGGDTMAEVISHLFRLPANGRPMTIMQLAGFPAEVVDSVVSVLCRMAFDFGLWSDGVSPLLFVCEEAHRYASADRNIGFGPTRKAVSRIAKEGRKYGVFLGLVTQRPAELDATIISQCNTLFAMRLANDRDQALLRSAVSDAAANLLSFVPSLGTREVLAFGEGVALPTRLRFKEVPVHQLPRSEATIASVPSVAAGHDMHFVSAVLDRWRGATSNRDAPNDPSISDRPAARIMTPVEAPMLQPSMGLDPDRFSLLKKPLR; this is encoded by the coding sequence ATGAGATCCAGGTTCAACACCGTGACATCCTTCGGACGTGTGATTTCCGTGCGCGGCTCCCTCGCCCGGGTTGGACTTCTGGCGGCGGGCCCGATGCCCGTCTCCGAGGTGCGCGCCACGGTCGGCCGCTTCATCAGCATCCGCTGCGCCGGTTCCACCATCATCGCGATGATCACCGAGGTGTCCTGCGAGGATACGCCGACCTCCGACAACTATATCGCGAGTGCCTCGGTCGACCTGCTCGGCGAAATCTCCGGCGGCGAACGCCCCAAATTCCAGCGTGGCGTCACCAACTATCCGACCATCGGGGACGCCGTCGAGCTCGTCACCGCCGAGGACCTTCGCACCGTGTACGCGCCGAGCGGGTCGGACCAGATCAATGTCGGCACCCTGCAGCAAGACCGCTCGGTGATCGCCTATGTCGACGTCGAAGAGATGCTCTCCAAGCATTTCGCGGTCCTCGGCTCCACCGGCGTCGGCAAATCGACCAGCGTGTCGCTGCTGCTCAACGAGATTCTGAAGGCGCGGCCGAACCTGCGGGTTTTCCTGCTCGACGTGCACAACGAATACGGCCGCTGCTTCGGCGACCGCGCGCTGGTGCTCAACCCGCGCAATTTGAAACTGCCGTTCTGGCTGTTCAATTTCGAAGAGATCGTCGACGTGCTGTTCGGCGGCCGCCCGGGCGTGCCGGAAGAGCTCGACGTCCTCGCCGAAGTCATTCCGATGGCGAAGGGCATCTATACGCAATATCAGAACTCCGACCGGCTTGGCCTCAAGCGCATCGATCCCAAGTCGGTCGGCTACACGGTCGATACGCCGGTGCCGTATCGCCTCGTCGACCTGATCTCGCTGATCGACGAACGGATGGGCAAGCTGGAGAACCGCTCCTCGCGCATCATCTATCACAAGCTGATTTCGCGCATCGAGACCGTGCGCAACGATCCGCGCTACGCCTTCATGTTCGACAACGCCAATGTCGGCGGCGACACCATGGCGGAAGTGATCAGCCATCTGTTCCGCCTGCCCGCCAACGGCCGGCCGATGACGATCATGCAGCTCGCCGGCTTCCCCGCCGAAGTCGTCGATTCCGTGGTGTCGGTCTTGTGCCGCATGGCGTTCGACTTCGGCCTGTGGAGCGACGGCGTCTCGCCGCTGCTGTTCGTCTGCGAAGAGGCGCACCGTTACGCCTCTGCCGACCGCAACATCGGCTTCGGGCCGACGCGCAAGGCGGTCTCGCGTATCGCCAAGGAGGGGCGCAAATACGGCGTCTTTCTCGGCCTCGTCACCCAGCGTCCGGCAGAACTCGACGCCACCATCATATCCCAGTGCAACACGCTGTTTGCGATGCGCCTTGCCAACGACCGCGACCAGGCGCTGCTGCGCTCGGCAGTCTCGGACGCCGCCGCCAACCTGTTGTCGTTCGTGCCCTCGCTCGGCACCCGCGAAGTGCTGGCCTTCGGCGAAGGCGTGGCCCTGCCGACGCGCTTGCGCTTCAAGGAGGTTCCGGTCCACCAACTGCCGCGCAGCGAAGCCACTATCGCGTCCGTGCCGTCGGTCGCCGCCGGCCATGACATGCACTTCGTCTCCGCGGTGCTGGACCGCTGGCGCGGCGCCACCTCCAACCGCGACGCGCCGAACGATCCCTCGATCAGCGACCGGCCCGCCGCCCGCATCATGACGCCGGTGGAAGCGCCGATGTTGCAGCCTTCGATGGGGCTCGATCCCGACCGGTTCTCGCTCTTGAAAAAGCCGCTGCGCTGA
- a CDS encoding putative bifunctional diguanylate cyclase/phosphodiesterase: protein MGIESDQKLHGGPADKAGLFTLLAVCAVLLATAVLAQFAVSTWSLRERVLLGLAAVLAVAAGLLLRRDRLTDQRLAAERRQLSIAVNNIPQGLVLYDAAARIIICNQPYLDMFGLSPDVAKPGCTMQRLIAHRKETGSFDGDVDAFCNAIIQKVSLGKATRQLTKAPGGRAIEIINRPLKGGGWVATIEDITERKRAEERIAHLAHYDGLTDLPNRILFRERLEYSLKALRAGEQLAALYIDIDEFKSVNDALGHAIGDELLKGVADRLRGCLRETDVGARLGGDEFAVIQMPIKNRSETTRLVDEIHSAIRQPFECMGHLITTDASIGIALAPGDGVDLDQLLRNADLALYGAKGDGRRTYRFFETGMDQRAKTRRSLELELRQAISDGSLETYYQPVVNIEDGKISSCEALLRWRHPERGMISPAEFIPIAEDSGLINELGQWVLNAACAEAVNWPDHVRVAVNVSPVQFRSQSLALNVAAALAASGLPASRLELEITEAVLIRDDAALDALHQLRKLGVRIALDDFGTGYSSLSYLQRFPFDKIKIDRSFIRDIAGPGASSSIVQAVVNIAAASDMTTTAEGVETAQQRNLLYILGCTEMQGYLFSPAISAVEVRRLLLTHSGMAMSAA from the coding sequence GTGGGCATCGAAAGCGACCAGAAATTGCATGGCGGTCCCGCCGACAAGGCCGGGCTATTTACGCTGCTTGCTGTCTGTGCCGTCCTGCTCGCGACGGCCGTACTCGCGCAATTTGCGGTCTCGACATGGAGCCTTCGCGAACGCGTCCTGCTGGGGCTCGCCGCCGTTCTTGCCGTCGCCGCCGGACTGTTGCTGCGCCGCGACCGGTTGACAGATCAGCGGCTGGCGGCGGAGCGGCGCCAGCTCTCGATCGCCGTGAACAATATCCCGCAAGGTCTTGTTCTGTATGATGCAGCCGCGCGGATCATCATCTGCAACCAGCCTTATCTCGACATGTTCGGATTGTCGCCCGACGTGGCGAAGCCCGGCTGCACCATGCAGCGGCTGATCGCCCATCGGAAGGAAACCGGGTCTTTCGATGGCGACGTCGATGCATTCTGCAACGCGATCATCCAGAAAGTATCGCTCGGCAAAGCCACGCGCCAACTTACCAAAGCGCCGGGCGGCCGGGCGATCGAGATCATCAACCGGCCGCTGAAGGGCGGCGGGTGGGTCGCTACGATCGAAGACATCACCGAGCGCAAGCGCGCGGAAGAGAGGATCGCGCATCTGGCGCACTACGACGGTCTGACAGACCTGCCGAACCGGATCCTGTTCCGCGAGCGGCTGGAATATTCGCTCAAGGCGTTGCGGGCGGGCGAGCAACTGGCGGCGCTCTATATCGACATCGACGAGTTCAAGAGCGTCAACGACGCGCTCGGTCATGCGATCGGCGATGAGCTGCTCAAAGGCGTCGCCGATCGCCTGCGCGGCTGCTTGAGGGAAACCGACGTGGGGGCCCGGCTCGGCGGCGATGAGTTTGCCGTCATTCAAATGCCTATCAAGAATCGCTCGGAAACCACTCGGCTCGTTGACGAAATCCATTCTGCGATCAGGCAGCCCTTTGAATGCATGGGGCACCTGATCACCACCGATGCCAGCATCGGAATAGCGCTTGCTCCCGGCGACGGGGTGGACCTCGACCAGTTGTTGAGGAATGCAGACCTTGCGCTCTACGGCGCCAAGGGCGACGGACGGCGAACCTACCGCTTCTTCGAGACCGGCATGGATCAGCGAGCCAAAACGCGACGAAGCCTGGAGCTCGAGCTACGGCAGGCGATCAGCGACGGCAGCCTCGAGACCTACTACCAGCCGGTGGTCAATATCGAGGACGGCAAGATCTCATCCTGCGAGGCGCTGTTGCGGTGGCGGCACCCCGAGCGCGGCATGATCTCGCCGGCGGAGTTCATCCCGATCGCGGAAGATTCTGGCCTCATCAATGAGCTAGGCCAATGGGTACTCAATGCGGCCTGTGCCGAGGCCGTCAACTGGCCGGATCATGTCCGTGTCGCGGTCAACGTTTCGCCGGTCCAGTTCAGGAGCCAATCGCTGGCGTTGAACGTAGCGGCGGCGCTGGCCGCCTCCGGCCTGCCTGCCAGCAGGCTCGAGCTCGAAATCACGGAGGCTGTACTCATTCGTGACGACGCGGCGCTGGACGCGCTGCATCAGTTGCGCAAGCTGGGCGTCCGGATCGCGCTGGACGATTTCGGCACCGGCTATTCCTCGCTCAGCTACCTGCAGCGCTTCCCGTTCGACAAGATCAAGATCGATCGCTCCTTCATCAGGGATATCGCAGGCCCCGGCGCATCCTCGTCCATCGTCCAGGCCGTGGTGAATATCGCAGCCGCCAGCGACATGACGACGACGGCGGAAGGTGTCGAAACCGCACAGCAGAGGAACTTGCTGTACATCCTCGGTTGCACCGAGATGCAGGGCTATTTGTTCAGCCCCGCGATATCGGCCGTCGAGGTGAGGCGACTGTTGCTAACGCATAGCGGCATGGCGATGTCGGCTGCTTGA
- a CDS encoding MFS transporter has translation MSEPARSSALAPFRVRNYRFQWPADLLTSWAFEMELIILGWYVLVETGSVLLLTLFASLGYVGTLVAPMFGVVGDRIGHRDLLAIMRATYAMLAAVLMALALSGHLAPVYVFIVAAVMGIVRPSDLGVRGALVATIMPHGQLIGAISISRTTMDTARIAGALSGAGLFASLGMGPAYVAIVCLYLTATALTLCIMAPARPDAAGEAAGEALQRSPLRDLKEGVAYVWTTPRMQAALWVAFLANLTAYPLSNGLLPYIAKAIYGTNQTGLGYLSASFAIGSLAGSIVLSLIRDIRVARLMIAATVVWYATLLVFAQMQTVPTAIVCLVVAGFSQSLAMISIAVILMRTASENFRGRVMGVRMMVIYGLPIGLLAAGSLIDEIGFAATGTLYAAAGLALMLAIVLHWRADLWHVHAPANAR, from the coding sequence TTGAGCGAGCCCGCGCGATCGTCCGCGCTCGCACCATTCCGCGTCAGGAACTACCGATTTCAGTGGCCGGCCGATCTGCTCACCTCCTGGGCGTTCGAGATGGAACTGATCATTCTCGGCTGGTATGTGCTGGTCGAGACCGGATCGGTCCTGCTGCTCACGCTGTTCGCCTCGCTCGGCTATGTCGGTACGCTGGTCGCGCCGATGTTCGGTGTCGTCGGCGACCGCATCGGCCATCGCGATCTGCTGGCGATAATGCGGGCGACCTACGCGATGCTGGCGGCGGTGCTGATGGCGCTGGCGCTGTCCGGCCACCTCGCGCCGGTTTATGTGTTCATTGTCGCGGCCGTGATGGGCATCGTCCGCCCATCGGATCTTGGCGTGCGCGGCGCCCTGGTCGCGACCATCATGCCGCATGGCCAGTTGATCGGCGCGATCAGCATTTCGCGCACGACAATGGATACCGCGCGCATCGCCGGCGCGCTGAGCGGCGCCGGATTGTTTGCCTCGCTCGGCATGGGTCCGGCCTATGTGGCGATCGTCTGCCTCTATCTTACCGCCACCGCGCTGACGCTGTGCATCATGGCGCCGGCAAGACCGGATGCGGCGGGCGAGGCTGCCGGCGAGGCGTTGCAGCGCTCGCCCCTGCGCGACCTCAAGGAAGGTGTTGCCTATGTCTGGACCACACCGCGGATGCAGGCCGCGCTCTGGGTGGCTTTCCTGGCCAATTTGACGGCCTATCCGCTCTCCAACGGGTTGCTGCCCTATATCGCCAAAGCGATCTACGGCACCAACCAGACCGGCCTTGGCTATCTGTCGGCGAGTTTTGCGATCGGCTCGCTGGCCGGTTCGATCGTATTGAGCCTGATCCGCGATATCCGGGTGGCGCGACTGATGATCGCCGCGACCGTCGTCTGGTATGCGACCTTGCTGGTGTTTGCGCAGATGCAGACGGTGCCGACCGCGATCGTGTGCCTGGTGGTGGCGGGTTTTTCGCAAAGCCTCGCCATGATCTCGATCGCCGTCATCCTGATGCGGACCGCGAGCGAGAATTTCCGCGGCCGGGTGATGGGCGTGCGCATGATGGTGATCTACGGCCTGCCGATCGGGCTGCTGGCTGCCGGCAGCCTGATCGACGAGATCGGATTTGCCGCGACCGGCACACTCTACGCGGCGGCCGGTCTCGCGCTAATGCTCGCGATCGTGCTGCACTGGCGCGCCGATCTCTGGCACGTGCACGCGCCGGCGAATGCGCGGTGA
- a CDS encoding TetR/AcrR family transcriptional regulator: MTRNPNMREAILSAAELLFSTRGFNAVSIRDIALEAGANPGSITYHFKSKDGLLLEIYKRHCGPMNRRRIELLVAARRVRDIQDRLEAIVRAYMQPAFSSSSDLAGGGARFTRLRAVMSAEGNAVVGRIIAEIFDDTTNAFIDAIAESLPHLPRTTIVWRSQFLLGALYYTLVNPERVTRLSRGEADGGDMAEAIEQIVSATVASLQASDINHIDSASRRIKPVQQRALATARKRKENPPD, encoded by the coding sequence ATGACGCGAAACCCCAACATGCGGGAAGCCATCCTGAGCGCGGCCGAGCTGTTGTTCTCGACACGCGGTTTCAATGCCGTCTCGATCCGCGACATTGCGCTGGAGGCGGGCGCCAACCCCGGCAGTATCACCTATCATTTCAAGAGCAAGGACGGCTTGCTGCTCGAAATCTACAAGCGTCATTGCGGGCCGATGAACAGACGCCGCATCGAGCTGCTGGTGGCGGCAAGGCGCGTGCGCGACATTCAGGACCGGCTGGAAGCGATCGTGCGCGCCTATATGCAGCCGGCGTTTTCATCGAGCAGCGACCTTGCCGGCGGCGGCGCGCGCTTCACGCGGCTGCGCGCGGTGATGTCGGCCGAAGGCAACGCGGTAGTGGGCCGCATCATCGCGGAGATCTTCGACGATACCACCAACGCATTCATCGATGCCATCGCGGAAAGCCTGCCGCATCTGCCGCGGACGACGATCGTGTGGCGGTCGCAGTTCCTGCTCGGCGCACTCTATTACACCCTCGTCAATCCGGAGCGGGTGACGCGGCTCTCCCGCGGCGAAGCCGACGGCGGCGATATGGCTGAGGCGATCGAGCAGATCGTCTCGGCGACGGTCGCCTCGTTGCAGGCATCCGACATCAATCACATCGACAGTGCGTCACGTCGGATTAAGCCTGTTCAGCAGCGCGCTTTGGCTACCGCTCGAAAGCGGAAAGAGAATCCACCCGACTAG
- a CDS encoding amidohydrolase family protein, which translates to MNKPRIPGPDPNTRTPKFKLPPLACDAHTHIFGPGDKYPYAPGRPYTPPDASLEDFRALHRKLGIGRAVIVNASVHGTDNRVALDAIAVSNGTFRAVANIDDTITERGLCELHDGGFRGCRFNFVRHLGGVPDIAAFHRIVAMVAPLGWHIDLHFDAIDLPEYAEMLAKLPVRYTIDHMGRVKASDGLDQLPFRTLIDLMKRDEKCWVKVCGCERVSSGGPPFHDAVPFARRIVETAPDRVIWGTDWPHPNVKVMPNDGDLVDLIPLFAPEPELQQKILVDNPARLFEF; encoded by the coding sequence ATGAACAAGCCCAGAATTCCCGGACCCGATCCCAACACGCGAACGCCGAAATTCAAGCTCCCACCGCTGGCGTGTGATGCGCATACCCACATCTTTGGCCCCGGCGACAAATACCCTTACGCACCTGGACGGCCCTACACGCCGCCCGATGCGTCGCTCGAGGATTTCCGGGCGCTGCACAGGAAGCTCGGGATCGGCCGCGCTGTCATCGTCAATGCCAGCGTGCACGGTACCGACAACCGCGTGGCGCTCGATGCCATTGCTGTCAGCAACGGGACCTTTCGCGCCGTCGCCAATATCGACGACACCATCACCGAGCGCGGCCTTTGCGAATTGCATGACGGAGGCTTCCGCGGCTGCCGCTTCAACTTCGTCCGTCATCTCGGCGGGGTACCCGACATAGCAGCGTTCCACCGTATTGTTGCGATGGTCGCGCCGCTCGGCTGGCACATCGATCTGCATTTCGACGCGATCGACTTGCCTGAGTATGCGGAGATGCTGGCAAAATTGCCGGTGCGCTACACCATCGATCACATGGGGCGCGTCAAAGCATCCGACGGTCTCGACCAGCTTCCGTTCCGGACGCTGATCGATCTGATGAAGCGCGATGAGAAATGCTGGGTCAAGGTGTGCGGGTGCGAGCGGGTATCGTCCGGCGGACCGCCGTTCCACGACGCGGTACCGTTCGCACGGCGCATCGTCGAGACGGCGCCGGACCGCGTGATCTGGGGAACCGACTGGCCGCATCCCAACGTGAAGGTGATGCCCAACGATGGTGATCTGGTCGATCTCATTCCACTGTTTGCACCGGAACCGGAACTGCAGCAGAAGATTCTGGTCGATAATCCGGCGCGGCTGTTCGAGTTTTGA
- a CDS encoding Bug family tripartite tricarboxylate transporter substrate binding protein, translating into MADKRKQYGLSRRRALLAGMAALAAALLLPQVACAQSYPNRPVRLILPFGAGGVADVTARLVTEKLGEKLGQRFVIENMPGAGGINAARAVLSAPADGHTLALFSNGTAISVSLFKNLTFNPITDFVPVSSMGYFDFIFVTQAGSPYSTLAEFIKGAKQKPGALNVGTINVGSTQNLAAQLFKSTAGVDVTIVPFRSSPEVLIALLRGDVQMAIENYSAVQSHIADKAAIAVSSSGSVRTTFLPDVPTVKEAGGGDFEARSWNAIFAPKGTPPEVIRTLNAALHEVLELPDLKKRALDLGIEAKAGSPEEILDRLKGDIDKWAAVIERAGIAKQ; encoded by the coding sequence ATGGCGGACAAACGGAAGCAGTATGGCTTGAGCCGGCGCCGCGCGCTGCTCGCCGGCATGGCCGCGCTGGCGGCAGCGTTGTTGCTGCCGCAAGTCGCCTGCGCGCAAAGTTATCCGAACCGACCGGTGCGGCTGATCCTGCCGTTCGGCGCAGGCGGCGTCGCCGACGTCACGGCGCGGCTCGTTACCGAAAAACTCGGCGAAAAGCTCGGCCAACGCTTTGTTATCGAGAACATGCCGGGCGCCGGGGGCATCAATGCGGCGCGCGCCGTGCTGTCAGCCCCTGCTGACGGTCATACGCTGGCGCTGTTCAGCAACGGCACCGCGATTTCCGTATCGCTGTTCAAGAACCTGACGTTCAACCCGATAACCGATTTCGTGCCGGTTTCGAGCATGGGCTATTTCGACTTCATCTTTGTCACCCAGGCCGGTTCGCCTTATTCGACGCTGGCGGAATTCATCAAGGGGGCAAAGCAAAAGCCCGGCGCGCTCAATGTCGGCACCATCAATGTCGGCTCGACCCAGAACCTCGCCGCGCAATTGTTCAAATCGACCGCCGGCGTCGATGTAACCATCGTGCCGTTCCGCAGTTCGCCCGAGGTGCTGATCGCGCTGTTGCGCGGCGACGTCCAGATGGCGATCGAAAATTACAGCGCGGTGCAGTCGCATATTGCCGACAAGGCCGCCATTGCCGTGTCATCGTCCGGCTCGGTACGCACCACGTTCCTGCCCGACGTGCCGACGGTGAAGGAAGCCGGCGGCGGGGATTTCGAGGCGCGATCCTGGAACGCGATCTTTGCGCCGAAGGGCACGCCGCCGGAGGTGATCAGGACGCTCAACGCCGCGCTGCACGAGGTGCTCGAGTTGCCCGACTTGAAGAAGCGCGCGCTCGATCTCGGCATCGAGGCCAAGGCCGGTTCGCCCGAAGAAATCCTCGATAGGCTGAAGGGTGATATCGATAAGTGGGCGGCAGTGATCGAGCGGGCAGGAATTGCCAAACAATAG
- a CDS encoding PIG-L deacetylase family protein, with protein sequence MSNAGKTGLVVTAHPGDFVWRAGGAIALHAKKGYRIKIACLSFGERGESQFAWKEADATMEKVKAGRRDEAQRAAEMLGAEIEFFDAGDYPLRLTEAHFDRMVGIYRELNPSFVLTHALEDPYNFDHPNAAHFAQETRVVAQAMGHKPGAKYTYSAPPVFLFEPHQPEMCNFKPQVILNIDEVWGIKRKTFEILAAQKHLWAYYERVALQRGVQGGRNTGKPMTYGEAYQRLFPMAMEELA encoded by the coding sequence ATGAGCAATGCTGGCAAAACAGGCCTTGTGGTTACCGCGCATCCCGGCGATTTCGTCTGGCGCGCAGGCGGCGCGATCGCGCTGCATGCCAAGAAGGGCTACCGCATCAAGATCGCGTGTCTCTCGTTCGGCGAGCGCGGCGAGAGCCAGTTCGCCTGGAAGGAGGCGGACGCGACCATGGAGAAGGTCAAGGCCGGAAGGCGCGACGAGGCGCAGCGCGCGGCGGAGATGCTGGGCGCGGAAATTGAGTTCTTCGACGCCGGCGACTATCCGCTGCGGCTGACGGAAGCGCATTTCGATCGCATGGTGGGTATCTACCGCGAGCTCAATCCGTCCTTCGTACTGACCCATGCGCTGGAGGATCCCTATAATTTCGATCATCCGAACGCGGCGCACTTTGCCCAGGAAACCCGCGTGGTCGCGCAGGCGATGGGCCACAAGCCCGGCGCCAAATATACCTATTCAGCGCCGCCGGTATTTTTGTTCGAGCCGCACCAGCCGGAGATGTGCAATTTCAAGCCGCAGGTGATCCTCAACATCGACGAGGTCTGGGGGATCAAGCGCAAGACGTTCGAGATTCTCGCGGCCCAGAAGCATCTGTGGGCCTATTACGAGCGTGTCGCGCTGCAGCGGGGCGTGCAGGGTGGCCGCAATACGGGCAAGCCGATGACCTATGGCGAGGCCTATCAGCGGCTGTTCCCGATGGCGATGGAGGAACTGGCATGA
- a CDS encoding 4-carboxy-4-hydroxy-2-oxoadipate aldolase/oxaloacetate decarboxylase, whose product MKTVVVRNIKRTEPDIVRRLGALGVATAHEAYGRFGLMKPYLRPVWSGAETSGTAVTVLAQPGDNWMIHVAVEQCQPGDILVVGCTADNTDGMFGDLLATSLMARGVKGLVIDAGVRDAKSLREMGFPVWSKAISAKGTVKATLGAVNVPVVCAGINVVPGDAVVADDDGVVVIGRRDAADVVAKGEKRVADEDGKRKQLAAGVLGLDMYKMRDPLAKAGLVYVDELEED is encoded by the coding sequence ATGAAGACGGTCGTCGTCCGCAATATCAAGCGCACCGAGCCTGATATCGTAAGGCGGCTGGGCGCGCTCGGCGTCGCCACCGCGCACGAGGCCTATGGCCGCTTCGGGCTGATGAAACCGTATCTGCGCCCGGTGTGGAGCGGGGCGGAGACGTCAGGCACTGCCGTGACCGTGCTGGCGCAGCCCGGCGACAACTGGATGATCCATGTCGCGGTGGAGCAATGCCAGCCCGGCGACATCCTGGTTGTCGGCTGCACGGCTGACAATACGGATGGCATGTTCGGCGATCTGCTGGCGACTTCGCTGATGGCGCGCGGCGTCAAGGGCCTCGTCATCGACGCCGGCGTTCGCGACGCCAAATCGCTTCGCGAAATGGGCTTTCCGGTGTGGTCGAAGGCGATCTCGGCCAAAGGCACGGTCAAGGCGACGCTGGGCGCGGTCAACGTGCCCGTGGTCTGCGCCGGCATCAACGTGGTGCCGGGCGATGCGGTCGTTGCCGATGATGACGGCGTCGTGGTGATCGGGCGCAGGGACGCGGCCGATGTCGTCGCCAAGGGCGAGAAGCGCGTCGCCGACGAAGACGGCAAGCGCAAGCAGTTGGCGGCGGGCGTGCTCGGGCTCGACATGTACAAGATGCGCGATCCGCTGGCGAAGGCCGGGCTCGTCTATGTCGACGAGTTGGAGGAGGACTGA